CTAGCCACCAGCTCTCCTTCATGGTTCCTCATCATCGCATGGTGGTGAGGGTGCGGCTCCCGGGCAGCAGTAGCCGCTACCGGGAAGAACTGCTCCCTCCCTAACACGATCGATCCCACCCCGATCGGATGATTAGCGTTGACATACCCGTGCCCGCCTGCGGTCGCCAACCCACTGCTGAAATTAGCAGCGGAGGGGCCGCCGGCGGCAGCGGCGGCGGATTGGTACTTGGAGAGCTCGGCCCTGGCGCAGGAGAGGTCCATCTGGAGCTGGCGGAGCCGGTGCTGGAGGATGGATATGACGCCGACGCAACCGTAGACGGGGTCGCGGAGGCGCATGTCGGCCTCGTAGGCAAGAGAGTTGACGGCGTCCTCCCGCTGGTAGGGGTGGAGCTCGTTGAGCAGCTTGGTGACGTTGCTGGCGCCGAAGACGCGGTGTACGTGCACGAATTTCTGCGGCTGGTCCGGCGGGAAGTAGGGGGCGAAGACGCAGTCGGGCTGGCACTTGCGGCGGAGGAACTTGCACGCCGCGCATGGCGAGCTTGTTGAAGTGGACAAAGCCGCCGCCGCTGAGGAGGAGGCAGGGACCGGCGCCGACGACGATGCCATCACTATTGCTCTCCCTTCCTTCCCCTTCTCTGAGGATAAAAATATAAGTATATTATACGGTAGATTTggagagaaggaaaagagaaTGAGCATCAagaaattttgttttttttttttttttttctccttttagatATTTCATTATATAATGTATATATAGAGACACAATAGGACCCTTTTTTTCCTATAAAtatggaaagaagagaggagatacGTGATCATTAGCGCATCCCTTCATCTCTCTTACTTTCTATATACTCACtttatttctattttatattataaaatagaataaaaggaAAGAGATCACGGTAGTGGAATTTGTTCCATGATCCAACGGTAACGAGAAcgaaaaaaaattccaaaaaaaatcggTTCCAGATCTTATGAACTGTAAGGTacaagaaagaaagaataaatgGAGAACAAAAATAAAGgtgctcttcttctcttttcttcttctcatcgtcggcACAGCCTTTTTTCCTTCCCTActgtgttttattttattttcttaattttcGAGAAAATAAAAAAGGTTGCGCGGAAGAACTAGAGGTCCAAGGGACGCCTTATTCCGCCACAGGTAATTTGTTAATAATTAACAACATCTATCTAAAAGTATGTAGACAAAAATATCTACCATGCTGTCTTCTAAGTTCTAACCTATCACTTTCTTGgatcgatggaaagaaagaaagaagagagaaagggctgTTATCGGATCCAATGAAGACGGCGATGGCGCCGGCGCCGTTAGAACGAAACACGTACCTTTTTATTCTCCtgctggtttttttttttttttttttaaatttttgcggGGTCCCGCCTCCGCTCTCCGCTGCGCCTCCTTTTCGCCTCTCTTTTTTATCTCCGATTTACGAGCGAGCGGAGAAGTGAGCAAGGGCTGGGCTAGATTGGATTACCAAACGAGCCAAAACCAAAGGCAAAGGCAGCGGAAGGGATGGGAGCTGGGAGTGGGACGGGAGAGAGAGATAAAAGCGGGGGCAGAAAAAGAGAGATAACCGGGGGACCGAAGCACCGAAAGATGGTGGGGGAAGATGAGGCGGCGAAAAataagagggggagagagagagagtacccGGCAGCCAATTTATAAACGGGCGATCTAAGAAGGTGGGGGGTTGTGGTGAAGTGGTGGGGGGGAGGGTtcaccctttcttttcttttctttttttttcttttttttaatctgggaCTGTGGAGTTAATAAGACGGGAATAGATTTGGAGGGGTAGAGGGAGGGGTGTCCCACATAAGAGGCAATTGTCTGCACCCTATTAGGTATCCGACCGGAAcctaagaaaatatattttaccTGACTCAACCCTATTATCCGATCCGGCTGTAATGGGATCGATTTTATCTGACCCGTTTAGATTCGGTACAGAATATGCACGgatcttgaattcaaaattcacagGAATTCGGGATAGATGCAGACAATGATAAAATCTGACTGGAATATTTTTAACTCTTTACTAATCTCCTCCCAATTCTTTGCTCCATCACTCGACTCATCCATCTTATCATCCTATAATCTCTTCTATTTCCAATTCTAACCATAGCTGCAATGCCGCACCTACTCTCCTTATTAATCTATGATGCTTAGTTGTTCATTTTTTGgttgattatttttttagttgattttttaaaaatatttttttttatttattatatttctattattatgaaaaatttgaaCTTTTATGTTTTGTATCTTTAActcttattttatttaatattatctgaaatactaaaatttacttttatattttttatttatttgatttatatgaaaaaaaattatttttatctctaCTAAATTTGATCCATCCAACCCACAATGTCTTGCCCTATTAGCCCTGCAGCACCTCAAGGAATGTGATGAGCATGGGTATATGGTTTCTAATTGCAAAGTGGGTTCAATTGATGCCAACTTGACCCATTGCCATCCTAGTCTTAGATTCAATAGTAGGGTGGTATCACATAAGCATGTCTTGATTTGATGCTTTTCCCCTTTATAACCCACTCATGGCTAATTAACTTCAGTTGTAACATACTTAGGTGTGATTTGACCATTTCACCCTTCCCCCATGGTTTGGTTGAACATAGctatctttttttcctttcccttctttttcttcatggattaaattagattagctaGGATCAAAAGATGAGGATGTATATAATCAtaatgaaattataaataaagcaATTTGAATTAAGTAACATATACAACTTGGACTAATGTTATAGAAGCATTGTGAAAGATACTTAGAACAACAACAAAGATTAGACTCCATTTTGCACTACTTTTGGAGGGCAAAAAAATGCTTCTTGAAGGGCCAAAAGCTTACTTAGATGATtttttgatatcttgtagaggtGGCAATCGGGTCAGGTCGAGTGTAAATGGGCTGGGTCAGATATGCATTGAGTCAAAAAAAGCTAAATCCGAACCCAACATATTTATTTAAACAAGTAAGATTTTAAAATTCGAACCCAACCTATTTTATAAATAGATTCCCAACCCGATCTGTTTATGATCCATTtataatctattaaaaaaaataaaatccaacctGTTTATGACccatttaaaagaaaaataaaaaaacatacTTAGGTGTGATTTGACCATTTCACCCTTCCCCCATGGTTTGGTTGAACATAGCTATCTTTTTtcctttcccttctttttcttcatggattaaattagattagctaGGATCAAAAGATGAGGATGTATATAATCAAAAGATGTAATTAAGTATTAGAATTTGTCATAATCATAATGAAATTGTAAATAAAGCAATTTGAATTAAGTAACATATACAACTTGGACTAATGTTATAGAAGCATTGTAAAAGATACTTAGAACAACAACAAAGATTAGACTCCATTTTGCACTACTTTTGGAGGGCAAAAAAATGCTTCTTGGAGGGCCAAAAGCTTACTTAGATGATTTTTTGATATCTtgtaggggtggcaatcggatcgGGTCGAGTGTAAATGGGCTGGGTCAGATATGCATTGAGTCAAAAAAAGCTAAATCCGAACCCAACCTATTTATTTAAACAAGTAAGATTTTAAAATTCGAACCCAACCTATTTTATAAATAGATTTCCAACCCGACCTGTTTATGATCCATTTATAacctattaaaaaaaataaaatccaacccATTTATGACccatttaaaagaaaaataaaaaaacctgCCCTCCGAGAGGGCTCTGTCCTATCGGATCTTCACCTGACCATCTCTTCGGCCTCAGCCCTCACCACGCTCTCGATTGCCTCAGTTCCATCCAACCGGCTGTCCTCGCCATGCTCTTACCTCCAACTTCATTTGATCAGAAGCCCTCACTGCACTCTCACCTCCAGCTCTGCCCGTGGCCTGATTGGAATCCTAAATACATCTGCAAAGCCCCCAATGCTATTGGACAAGCTTACCTGACTTTTGGTTCAGTGACAAGCCCCTCAACATTGCCTAAACCCTCACCCTAGATACCTCCCTTCCAGCATCGCTGGTGGCAGCCGGCCCTAACCTCACTGCCCTCCTCTCCAACGAACTTCTCCTTCGCATCCTCGGTACCCTCCCAAACCTCCTCCAAAGCCCCACCTCCTTCGTTTGTAAGTGATGGCTCCGTCTTCTCGATTACCTTTGTCGCTTCCTCACCCTCCTTGATTGGTCCTTCCTCCACCACCGCCTCCCCCTCGAGTTCCTCGATCTCACTGAGGTCGACATCGTTCCCGTCTCCTTCACCTCCCCTTCCTCTGCCGCTACTGCTGGTGTCCTCCTCACGTATGGTGTGGAGTCCATGCCCCACATGAAGCCCCCCATCGACGATCCCTTGGAGGGGATGAGAAAACttgtgatggcccggcccgataacgaatcccagcccaccaaagcccaaacaaaaaaaaaaagaaacaggggagaagactcccaagggagtcttcttcctcctctcaccggctcccaatcggagtcggaaacgagctccctccgaccctatttaaggaggagaaccctcctctctcccttccaccagaGAACCCGAGGTCCCTCGATGGTAATCACCAGAAAATCTCTCTTTCTCCCGATTTTTCTTGTTTCCTTGTTCTCGGATTGAAGGTTTTTGCTGGTGATTTAGTGGCCCAAAAACACCACAAAGAGTAAGGTAATGAATCAAAGACTCCTCTCTTCAattctttttgattataaatcaggatttctaccgatttattgctattttttttgagaaaaattttgagattttGAAACCCCTGTTTTGGCCGTCCGTGTGTGTGTATTTTCCGACGCCGCCCATCGCCGGCGAACACCCGAACATGGAGCCGTGGTTGGGCCACCCTGGGTTGAACCCCCACTCGCCATTCCAGTGAGACCTCCATGAGATTGGGATGGAGAAGAATGGGGAGACCACAGTCCCCTGTTCTGTTTCaacgaaagaagaagaagaaggaaaagaaaaagaaaaagaaaagaaaaagaaggaaaagaaaagaaaaagaaaagaaaaagaaaagaaaaaggaaaaaaaaaagaagaagaaaaataatataatataataataaataggattttctctcctctctctttcgtgaagaaaagaaaaaaaaaaaaagaaagaaaagaagaaagaaaaaaaattattaaattaattaataaataatgatataaataataaaatatgagaaagagagtttctctctctttcctctctctctccagcttgaactagtattttttctctctctagaattggactttctctctctactttctctctctagaatcctccctctagattatttctctctcctaagattttttaaaattttgagaagaatgatgatgaatttaaatgatcctagtgatgaatttttgatctacaATCGCCGGACGGTACACcggcatccactttgatcagattaggtatttttaagattttatttttccatgattttattgaattatctacatgataatttcagcatgatttgatctgatcgattggatctgttgaatcatattg
The DNA window shown above is from Elaeis guineensis isolate ETL-2024a chromosome 8, EG11, whole genome shotgun sequence and carries:
- the LOC105049850 gene encoding protein ASYMMETRIC LEAVES 2; amino-acid sequence: MASSSAPVPASSSAAAALSTSTSSPCAACKFLRRKCQPDCVFAPYFPPDQPQKFVHVHRVFGASNVTKLLNELHPYQREDAVNSLAYEADMRLRDPVYGCVGVISILQHRLRQLQMDLSCARAELSKYQSAAAAAGGPSAANFSSGLATAGGHGYVNANHPIGVGSIVLGREQFFPVAATAAREPHPHHHAMMRNHEGELVARLGANGAYDAGLVAAMNASAVSIGPLGGQFMKPSAAGGDERPSVGPS